One Paenibacillus sp. FSL W8-0186 genomic window carries:
- a CDS encoding ATP-dependent DNA helicase — protein sequence MLYCREQTFLMDRQVDIVNYQVEIAVRHLVEYVFRSGSLEGGFRSVATLTEGTKAHQRIQQQYGELDQKEVYLSLEMPCGEFVFVIDGRCDGLLVDEDGQVTIDEIKSTAMELDEIGADTFPVHWAQAKCYAYMYAVANDVPNMNIQLTYVQVDTDVHKRFVQRMTREQLEVFVTDVIERYAPYAEMLYRHRAKRDASIDGLAFPFPAYRQGQRKLAGAVYTSIAEKVKLFAQAPTGIGKTMSTIFPAVKAIGTGLLQRIFYLTAKTITRTAAEEAFARLQAAGLHLHAVTITAKEKICFQEQISCRKEDCMYADGYYDRVNGAILDMLGHETLIDRGVIEAYARKHRVCPFEFSLDAAYAADAVICDYNYIFDPRVSLKRQLAEHKRHTALLVDEAHNLVDRSREMFSSTLGKSSFLALQRDFKAANKRLSAAAKAVNAYFIRRRKQAEEKRLIEREAPDELLLLLEDFVQQAERELAGGTGGYVPETGPLLLETYFEAVHFVKIGKLYDERYVTYVDISSQEVRVRMFCLDPSYLLREMGKGYRSHIYFSATLAPIGFYRDMLGAEADDYTLSVQSPFSREQLEVVLLPLSTRYRDRETTVDPLAAYLRQLTEQRTGNYLFFFPSYAYMKMVYERFMAGDSKADTMVQHGEMSEAEREDFLTAFEAGRSGGSLIGFAVMGGIFSEGIDLVGNRLTGVVVVGVGLPQIGLERNIIRDYFDQTGRNGYDYAYVFPGMNKVLQAGGRLIRSEQDTGLLVLVDDRYLQPHYARLLPAEWSDYAVITL from the coding sequence ATGTTATACTGTAGAGAACAAACGTTCTTAATGGATCGGCAGGTGGATATCGTGAATTATCAGGTAGAAATCGCCGTCCGTCATCTGGTCGAGTATGTGTTCCGAAGCGGAAGCCTGGAGGGCGGATTTCGGAGCGTCGCCACCTTGACGGAAGGTACGAAAGCACATCAGAGGATACAGCAGCAATACGGAGAATTGGATCAAAAGGAAGTATATTTGTCGCTGGAAATGCCTTGCGGAGAGTTCGTCTTCGTCATTGACGGGCGTTGCGACGGCCTGCTGGTTGATGAGGACGGGCAGGTGACGATCGATGAAATCAAATCTACGGCGATGGAGCTGGACGAGATTGGAGCAGATACCTTCCCCGTCCATTGGGCGCAGGCGAAGTGCTACGCTTATATGTATGCCGTGGCAAACGATGTCCCGAATATGAACATTCAGCTGACATATGTCCAGGTTGATACGGATGTACACAAGCGATTCGTACAGAGGATGACGCGCGAGCAATTGGAGGTGTTCGTGACTGATGTCATTGAGAGATACGCCCCTTATGCGGAAATGCTGTATCGTCACCGGGCGAAGCGGGATGCAAGCATCGACGGATTAGCTTTTCCATTTCCAGCGTATCGCCAAGGACAGCGCAAGCTTGCGGGCGCGGTATACACAAGCATTGCCGAGAAGGTCAAGCTGTTTGCCCAGGCGCCGACGGGAATCGGCAAGACGATGTCGACGATATTCCCGGCGGTTAAGGCGATTGGCACCGGGCTGCTGCAGCGCATTTTCTATCTTACAGCTAAGACGATTACGCGAACTGCGGCAGAGGAGGCCTTTGCGCGCCTTCAGGCCGCAGGACTGCATCTTCATGCGGTAACCATTACTGCGAAGGAGAAGATTTGCTTTCAGGAGCAGATCAGCTGCCGGAAAGAAGACTGTATGTATGCGGACGGTTATTATGATCGGGTGAACGGGGCCATCCTCGATATGCTTGGCCATGAGACCCTGATCGATCGCGGAGTCATCGAGGCGTACGCTCGCAAGCATCGTGTCTGTCCGTTCGAATTTTCGCTGGATGCCGCTTATGCCGCCGATGCGGTGATTTGCGACTACAATTATATTTTCGATCCGCGGGTTTCCTTAAAAAGGCAGCTTGCGGAGCATAAGCGGCATACCGCTTTGCTGGTGGACGAGGCCCATAACCTGGTGGACCGCTCCAGAGAGATGTTTTCCAGCACGCTCGGCAAGTCGTCGTTTCTCGCATTGCAGCGGGATTTCAAGGCGGCGAACAAGAGATTGTCCGCGGCGGCTAAAGCGGTAAACGCCTATTTCATCCGGCGGAGAAAGCAGGCGGAGGAGAAGCGTTTGATCGAGCGCGAGGCTCCAGACGAGCTGCTGCTGCTGCTGGAGGATTTCGTCCAGCAGGCGGAACGCGAATTGGCTGGGGGGACAGGCGGCTATGTTCCGGAAACAGGGCCGCTGCTGCTTGAGACGTATTTTGAAGCCGTCCATTTTGTAAAAATCGGCAAGCTGTACGATGAACGTTATGTAACGTACGTGGATATTTCCAGCCAGGAGGTGCGGGTAAGAATGTTCTGCCTGGACCCCTCTTATCTGCTGCGGGAAATGGGAAAAGGCTACCGCTCGCATATTTATTTCTCGGCGACGCTGGCGCCGATCGGCTTTTACAGGGATATGCTAGGGGCTGAAGCCGATGATTATACGCTATCTGTCCAGTCCCCCTTTTCTAGGGAGCAATTGGAGGTTGTCCTGCTGCCTTTATCGACGCGCTATCGTGACCGGGAAACAACGGTAGATCCGCTCGCCGCTTATTTGCGGCAATTGACGGAGCAGCGGACCGGGAACTATTTGTTCTTTTTTCCCTCCTATGCTTACATGAAGATGGTCTATGAACGTTTTATGGCAGGAGATTCTAAGGCGGATACGATGGTTCAGCATGGGGAAATGTCGGAGGCAGAGCGGGAGGATTTCTTAACCGCATTTGAAGCCGGCCGATCCGGCGGGTCATTAATTGGGTTTGCGGTCATGGGCGGCATTTTCTCCGAAGGCATCGATTTAGTGGGCAACCGCTTGACGGGCGTGGTCGTTGTTGGCGTGGGCTTGCCGCAAATCGGCCTGGAGCGGAATATTATTCGCGATTATTTCGATCAGACGGGCAGGAACGGTTATGATTATGCCTATGTGTTTCCGGGAATGAACAAGGTTCTTCAGGCGGGAGGGCGGCTTATCCGTTCCGAGCAGGACACGGGATTGCTGGTTCTGGTCGATGACCGGTACCTTCAGCCGCATTACGCCAGGCTGCTTCCGGCGGAGTGGAGCGACTACGCTGTAATCACATTGTAG
- a CDS encoding helix-turn-helix transcriptional regulator, translating to MKNLRMKLARVEKDLSQEQLAQIVGVSRQTIGLIELGKYNPSLSLCVAICKALSKTLNDLFWEE from the coding sequence ATGAAGAACCTCAGAATGAAGCTGGCGAGAGTCGAAAAGGACTTGTCCCAGGAGCAGCTGGCTCAAATCGTTGGCGTATCGAGACAGACCATCGGGTTAATCGAGCTTGGAAAATACAATCCCAGCCTCAGCTTGTGCGTGGCGATCTGCAAAGCTTTGTCGAAGACGCTGAATGATCTTTTTTGGGAGGAATAG
- a CDS encoding DUF3829 domain-containing protein → MRSRIYFIFCSVLFCFLLTSCSLIDELKGSSSVNGASIEEEHAAAKYGAYINLNNMMTGGTFDRAIEGYISEFGMDENMYISDDFSGSELASFPGLDGLAKTVNTAVDRAAGEPSYGAADEALIQLGPVILDLLDTIEEITDYYNDGTYADDQFAKGKELHSQFIAQYHTYEPLANQFYNDFDQIAAQQKLSDLDKLKEQDYLIRYHALSVVMRAQDIEKAFFEAEIFDENILDCSLEEYRILFDLLVQDSKQFTEYAKDGKRRKQESWATVPELDAALQEVIGTAADILTILETKDTSSNRDNNLVSSYFSKVSNLIDAYNYNIRMDKA, encoded by the coding sequence ATGAGGAGTCGGATATATTTCATATTCTGCAGCGTATTGTTTTGCTTCCTGCTGACCTCCTGCAGTTTGATCGATGAGCTGAAGGGAAGCTCAAGCGTCAATGGAGCAAGCATAGAAGAAGAGCATGCAGCCGCCAAGTACGGCGCTTACATTAATTTGAACAATATGATGACCGGCGGAACGTTCGATAGAGCCATCGAGGGTTATATTAGCGAATTTGGCATGGATGAAAATATGTATATCAGCGACGACTTCAGCGGCAGTGAACTCGCCTCCTTTCCCGGGTTGGACGGACTGGCGAAGACAGTAAACACTGCAGTGGACCGCGCGGCCGGCGAGCCGTCGTATGGCGCTGCGGACGAAGCGCTCATCCAACTAGGCCCGGTAATACTTGATCTGCTGGATACGATAGAGGAAATAACCGATTACTATAACGACGGGACATACGCCGACGACCAGTTTGCCAAAGGCAAGGAGCTGCATAGCCAATTTATTGCCCAATACCATACATACGAGCCATTGGCCAACCAGTTTTATAACGATTTCGACCAGATTGCGGCGCAGCAGAAGCTCAGTGATCTGGATAAGCTTAAAGAGCAGGACTATTTAATCCGGTATCATGCCCTTAGCGTAGTGATGCGTGCGCAGGATATTGAAAAGGCCTTTTTTGAAGCCGAAATTTTTGATGAGAATATTTTGGACTGCAGCCTGGAGGAATATAGAATTTTGTTTGACTTGCTGGTCCAGGATTCGAAGCAGTTTACGGAATATGCGAAGGATGGCAAACGGAGGAAGCAGGAGTCCTGGGCGACGGTCCCGGAATTGGACGCCGCTTTGCAGGAGGTCATCGGAACGGCAGCCGACATTTTAACTATTCTAGAAACAAAGGATACGAGCAGCAACAGGGACAACAATCTTGTGAGCAGCTACTTCTCTAAGGTGTCGAACCTGATCGACGCTTATAATTACAATATTCGGATGGATAAGGCATAA
- a CDS encoding glucose 1-dehydrogenase, with product MGRLDHKVAIITGAAGGMGKADALLFAKEGAKVAISDIQEDKVQEVVREIEQNGGEAIGFTHDVASEEDWVRVVEGTIAKFGKIDILVNNAGVSNATPFLELTIDQWEKTMSINVTSVFLGQKHVIPHMINNGGGSIINISSIAGLTGGSGTGPYTASKGAVRMLTKATAVDYAKHNIRANSVHPGFIETPMTVDMMADEKMRNWFLSMTPLPRLGKAEDIAAGVLFLASDESSYITGIELPIDGGYAAK from the coding sequence ATGGGTAGATTAGACCATAAAGTTGCTATCATTACAGGTGCAGCCGGAGGAATGGGGAAGGCGGACGCTCTCCTTTTTGCCAAAGAAGGAGCGAAGGTGGCCATTTCCGATATCCAGGAGGATAAAGTTCAGGAGGTTGTCCGGGAAATTGAGCAGAACGGCGGGGAGGCGATTGGCTTCACGCATGACGTAGCCTCTGAAGAGGATTGGGTTCGCGTGGTTGAAGGTACGATCGCAAAATTCGGCAAAATCGATATTCTGGTCAACAATGCCGGGGTATCGAACGCGACACCATTTCTGGAGCTGACAATCGATCAGTGGGAGAAGACGATGTCCATCAACGTAACTAGCGTATTTCTCGGACAGAAGCATGTCATCCCGCACATGATCAATAATGGCGGCGGTTCGATTATTAACATTTCTTCTATTGCCGGACTTACTGGCGGAAGCGGTACAGGCCCTTACACGGCTAGCAAGGGGGCGGTTCGCATGCTCACCAAGGCGACAGCCGTCGATTATGCGAAGCACAACATCCGCGCCAATTCGGTGCATCCGGGCTTTATCGAAACGCCGATGACGGTCGATATGATGGCCGATGAGAAAATGAGAAACTGGTTCCTCTCGATGACCCCGCTACCGCGGCTGGGCAAGGCAGAGGATATTGCTGCGGGCGTACTGTTCCTCGCATCCGACGAGTCCTCCTACATTACAGGGATTGAGCTGCCGATCGACGGCGGATATGCCGCTAAGTAA
- a CDS encoding DUF6773 family protein, whose amino-acid sequence MKWFQWLSSRGKQADERIVNIQNKIYKEIYMLVMLICLASVIGKFIMLGTDTSVITELAILLASSLYYLIRSASLGIYSDAVEVHDRTSKFKMSTKNIITGSVMGLGLALFFGLRSAVLYADGGLQSLWYFVLVAFVSLMIYVPLFLALTFGLHTVANKASAHVNKDDLE is encoded by the coding sequence ATGAAATGGTTTCAATGGCTTTCAAGTCGGGGCAAGCAAGCGGACGAAAGAATCGTGAATATCCAAAATAAAATTTACAAGGAAATATATATGCTAGTCATGTTGATCTGCTTGGCGTCGGTGATCGGCAAATTCATCATGCTGGGCACGGATACATCGGTAATCACAGAACTCGCTATTTTACTGGCATCCAGCCTCTATTATCTGATTCGTTCGGCTTCCCTGGGTATTTATTCAGATGCCGTCGAGGTTCACGATCGAACGAGCAAATTCAAGATGAGCACCAAGAATATCATTACAGGCAGCGTTATGGGTTTGGGACTGGCCTTGTTCTTTGGCCTCCGCAGCGCAGTTCTTTATGCTGACGGGGGATTGCAGTCTCTTTGGTATTTCGTGCTTGTGGCTTTCGTCTCATTGATGATTTATGTTCCGCTGTTCCTGGCGTTAACCTTCGGCCTTCACACAGTGGCGAATAAAGCCAGTGCGCACGTGAACAAGGATGATTTGGAATGA
- a CDS encoding MarR family transcriptional regulator, whose protein sequence is MISGYMNRFVVGYAKLLDHDLTAPQYLIIQILAEDEPKSCSELAEVLDVTLPAITNLSNKLAAKGYIERITPDTDRRSVYLRLTEQGHEVMASMLERYQELTKPMWDSLTEQEIDTLISAYEKMGSLLPVGKIQK, encoded by the coding sequence ATGATATCTGGCTATATGAACCGGTTTGTCGTCGGCTATGCCAAATTGCTCGACCACGATTTGACAGCACCTCAGTATTTGATCATTCAAATTCTGGCTGAGGACGAGCCGAAGAGCTGCTCAGAGCTGGCAGAGGTATTGGATGTCACGCTGCCGGCCATAACAAATTTGTCCAACAAGCTGGCAGCCAAAGGCTATATTGAACGCATAACCCCGGATACCGACCGTCGCAGCGTCTATCTGCGGCTTACGGAGCAAGGACATGAAGTGATGGCAAGCATGCTTGAAAGATACCAGGAGCTGACCAAACCGATGTGGGACAGTCTTACGGAGCAAGAAATCGATACATTGATAAGTGCTTACGAAAAAATGGGGAGCTTGCTGCCAGTCGGCAAGATCCAGAAATGA